The Nocardioides salarius genome includes a region encoding these proteins:
- a CDS encoding SRPBCC family protein: MSTSPVHTSLTVLAPPATVFAILSDPRQHPRIDGSGTVQGTVSGPDRLVLGSEFGMSMKQGAPYKITNKVVEYDEDRLIAWRHKGLHRWRYELEPTGDGGTRVTETWDITRYPAPVRAVFRALFAKRTQTAIEATLPKLKDAAEADAGVR; the protein is encoded by the coding sequence ATGTCGACCTCACCGGTGCACACCTCCCTGACCGTGCTGGCTCCTCCGGCCACCGTGTTCGCGATCCTCAGCGACCCGCGCCAGCACCCCCGCATCGACGGCTCGGGCACCGTGCAGGGCACGGTCTCGGGCCCCGACCGGCTGGTGCTCGGCTCGGAGTTCGGGATGTCGATGAAGCAGGGCGCGCCCTACAAGATCACCAACAAGGTCGTCGAGTACGACGAGGACCGGCTGATCGCGTGGCGGCACAAGGGGCTGCACCGGTGGCGCTACGAGCTGGAGCCGACCGGCGACGGCGGCACCCGCGTCACCGAGACCTGGGACATCACCCGCTACCCCGCCCCGGTGCGCGCGGTCTTCCGGGCGCTCTTCGCGAAGCGGACCCAGACCGCCATCGAGGCGACCCTGCCCAAGCTCAAGGACGCC
- the pdhA gene encoding pyruvate dehydrogenase (acetyl-transferring) E1 component subunit alpha: MPDPATERGQNRDGFGPDLAEVFGPSQNDGGPELVQLLTPEGERVHHPEFDMDFSAEQLRGFYRDMVLTRRIDTEATALQRHGELGIWAQLLGQEAAQIGAGRALRPQDYVFPTYREHGVAYCKGIDPLSLLGLFRGIDHGNWDPAEFNFGLYTIVIGAQTLHATGYAMGMQRDGVVGTGDPERDAAVVAHFGDGASSQGDVNEAFIFAASYNAPVVFFCQNNQWAISEPIERQTRIPLYQRALGFGFPGVRVDGNDVMATYAVTQAALQRARDGQGPTFVEAYTYRMGAHTTTDDPTRYRLSDDVESWKLKDPIARVEAYLRRNGLIDTEFVDDLKKEADDLGAHLREGCKSMPDPKAMQMFDHVYADMPEELVAQRDGFAAYLETFEEAR, translated from the coding sequence GTGCCTGATCCCGCCACCGAACGCGGCCAGAACCGCGACGGATTCGGCCCCGACCTCGCCGAGGTGTTCGGCCCCTCGCAGAACGACGGCGGCCCCGAGCTGGTGCAGCTGCTGACGCCCGAGGGCGAGCGGGTGCACCACCCCGAGTTCGACATGGACTTCAGCGCCGAGCAGCTGCGCGGCTTCTACCGCGACATGGTCCTCACCCGGCGCATCGACACCGAGGCGACCGCCCTGCAGCGCCACGGCGAGCTCGGCATCTGGGCCCAGCTGCTGGGCCAGGAGGCGGCCCAGATCGGCGCCGGCCGCGCGCTGCGCCCGCAGGACTACGTCTTCCCGACCTACCGCGAGCACGGCGTGGCCTACTGCAAGGGCATCGACCCGCTGAGCCTGCTGGGCCTCTTCCGCGGCATCGACCACGGCAACTGGGACCCCGCCGAGTTCAACTTCGGCCTCTACACGATCGTCATCGGCGCCCAGACCCTGCACGCCACCGGCTACGCCATGGGCATGCAGCGCGACGGCGTCGTCGGCACCGGCGACCCCGAGCGCGACGCGGCGGTCGTGGCGCACTTCGGCGACGGCGCCTCGAGCCAGGGCGACGTCAACGAGGCCTTCATCTTCGCCGCCTCCTACAACGCGCCGGTCGTCTTCTTCTGCCAGAACAACCAGTGGGCGATCTCCGAGCCCATCGAGCGCCAGACCCGCATCCCGCTCTACCAGCGCGCGCTGGGCTTCGGCTTCCCGGGCGTGCGCGTCGACGGCAACGACGTGATGGCGACGTACGCCGTGACCCAGGCGGCGCTGCAGCGCGCCCGCGACGGCCAGGGCCCCACCTTCGTGGAGGCCTACACCTACCGGATGGGCGCGCACACCACCACCGACGACCCCACCCGCTACCGCCTCAGCGACGACGTCGAGAGCTGGAAGCTCAAGGACCCGATCGCGCGCGTGGAGGCCTACCTGCGCCGCAACGGCCTGATCGACACCGAGTTCGTCGACGACCTCAAGAAGGAGGCCGACGACCTCGGCGCCCACCTGCGCGAGGGCTGCAAGTCGATGCCGGACCCCAAGGCCATGCAGATGTTCGACCACGTGTACGCCGACATGCCCGAGGAGCTGGTCGCCCAGCGCGACGGCTTCGCGGCGTACCTCGAGACCTTCGAGGAGGCCCGCTGA